A genomic segment from Vicia villosa cultivar HV-30 ecotype Madison, WI unplaced genomic scaffold, Vvil1.0 ctg.000816F_1_1, whole genome shotgun sequence encodes:
- the LOC131631355 gene encoding uncharacterized protein LOC131631355, whose protein sequence is MKTRIADLWRPVKGVTIKEAKEGLFLFHFSHNLDMEAALKGGPWTFDSHLLILERLHLGIQIENIQLNQVDFWVQVHHLLAGLMLEKVGKAMGNFIGVFVEYDKNNNTSFWREYMRVRVRIDVRQPLKKQTRVKNKGGEWCVVKFKYEKLSLFCFVCGLLGHSEQRCEVRFAMDQDNGSREWSNELRVESRRHGGVGSSRWLREEKAKDNTKEGNVFTSPARATYDHTGGSENGDTTEGVPHAPIGHVFRSSVMTNEEAIDFSATNKGALFDDNAIDVEGRSGGIAVLWNNKSRCSVMNFSRNFINLHIQDDFKGEWRLTCYYGFLERVRRRDAWNMLRDLRDMAITPWCIIGDFNDLLSQQDKRGNLLHPNWLCNGFRQAVNECDLTDISLEGYQFTWTKSRGKDHMVEERLDRALANSGWLSVFPNAKLVNLVASHSDHSPILLNNDPIQVSHIRRGFKFENCWLLEDEIEEVVHKGWCNGERTDVVHRISTCTSEIEKWNRIRRSKEKEVVEGCQAKMEYYRMQNDQTSAMRYFEAEAEYNKALVKEHAYWRQRAKMHWLREGDLNTKFFHLSATARRKFKRIEALTNDNGEEVKDQETICGIAKDYFTKLFEESVSSYEPVLKFIQPTISNDDNNMLLAPIRREELFEAVNNMHPDKSPGPDGLNPTFYQNFWHVCGEDIFAAVRVWFERGSLPATNNDTNICLIPKCSNPSSMKDLRPIALCNVIYKIISKLLANRMKKCLAKTVSEEQSAFVEGRSILDNAMIAIEIIHSLKRKTKGNKAHLALKIDMSNAYDRVDWGFLRCMLSRMGFADKWIQWVMMCVTTVNYSILVNTEIVGPIQPGRGLRQGDPLSPYLFILISEGLSALIKGAVAKGDIHGVQICRGAPSVSHLLFADDCFLFCRASISEVTNIMEILKTYEAASGQEVNLNKSEVFFSRNLSIPAQEDIARIMGVRHVLGTGTYLGLPSMIGRSKKATFEFIKDRIWKRINSWKGRSLSKAGKEVMIKSVLQSIPSYIMSIFIIPDGVINDIERMLNTFWWGGGSNNKGIRWGIGDGSTIPVMGEPWLRGKVEGYVKGPQQQGVYDLKINQLMVPNLKQWDGHLIRSLFDNTVSEDILQVSLREEVMEDRWIWKEDQKGVYSVRSGLHDIIISRLHSFHDVKSIILDICTNEDSRTAGRFAVMIDVLWNNRNNAIWNHEREEVDTLGLQALYRWQDWVNAQDWKQNGEMDQARSVWTPPDTGWVKCNVDAGFSNNRGTTNRGWCVRNNQGNFILAGSAWDSNILSVDEAEAVAIKEAIQEAIVHHLDKVIFESDSLRVIQAIHSTHSGNSEFSLIILSIQRLLQCNSNFEVKFIKRQANMVAHMLAKAANSWSRRISFNVPPPCIEHILINEMS, encoded by the exons ATGAAGACAAGAATAGCAGATCTGTGGAGACCAGTTAAGGGAGTCACAATCAAAGAAGCAAAGGAAGGTTTATTTCTGTTTCACTTCTCTCATAACTTAGACATGGAAGCTGCACTGAAAGGGGGTCCTTGGACCTTTGATAGTCACCTCTTGATCTTAGAAAGGTTACATCTTGGAATCCAAATCGAGAATATACAACTTAATCAAGTTGATTTTTGGGTTCAAGTGCATCACCTACTTGCAGGCCTTATGTTGGAGAAGGTCGGGAAGGCTATGGGAAACTTCATCGGTGTGTTTGTCGAGTATGATAAAAACAACAACACAAGCTTTTGGAGAGAGTATATGCGGGTGAGAGTTCGGATAGACGTGCGACAGCCATTGAAGAAACAAACAAGAGTTAAAAACAAAGGAGGAGAATGGTGTGTGGTTAAGTTCAAATATGAAAAGCTTAGTCTATTTTGCTTTGTGTGTGGGCTTCTTGGACATTCTGAGCAACGATGTGAAGTTAGATTTGCAATGGATCAAGATAATGGAAGCCGTGAGTGGTCGAATGAGCTACGGGTGGAGAGTCGCAGGCATGGTGGAGTGGGTTCATCAAGATGGTTGAGAGAAGAAAAGGCTAAAGATAATACAAAGGAAGGAAATGTTTTCACATCACCGGCGCGTGCAACATACGACCACACGGGTGGAAGTGAGAATGGAGATACAACAGAAGGGGTCCCACATGCACCGATTGGCCACGTTTTTCGGTCTTCAGTTATGACTAATGAGGAGGCTATTGATTTTTCAGCAACTAACAAGGGTGCATTATTTGATGATAATG CCATTGATGTTGAAGGAAGAAGTGGCGGTATTGCGGTTCTTTGGAATAACAAAAGTAGATGCAGTGTTATGAATTTTTCTCGGAATTTTATCaatctccatattcaagatgattTTAAAGGGGAATGGAGACTCACTTGCTACTACGGGTTCCTGGAGAGAGTACGCAGGAGAGATGCGTGGAATATGTTACGAGACTTACGTGATATGGCCATCACCCCATGGTGCATTATCGGAGATTTCAACGACCTGTTATCACAACAAGATAAGAGAGGCAACCTTTTGCATCCTAATTGGTTGTGCAACGGTTTCCGTCAAGCTGTAAATGAATGTGATCTCACTGATATATCACTTGAAGGCTATCAGTTTACGTGGACGAAAAGCCGCGGAAAGGACCATATGGTTGAGGAGAGATTGGATAGGGCACTTGCAAACTCAGGCTGGTTATCAGTTTTTCCTAATGCCAAACTTGTTAACCTGGTTGCTTCCCACTCTGACCATAGCCCAATCCTCTTAAATAATGATCCGATTCAAGTCTCGCATATTCGGCGTGGGTTTAAGTTTGAAAACTGCTGGTTATTGGAAGATGAGATTGAAGAGGTTGTACATAAGGGATGGTGTAATGGAGAGAGAACCGATGTAGTCCACCGTATTTCGACTTGTACGTCGGAAATTGAAAAGTGGAACAGGATCCGTAGGAGTAAAGAGAAAGAGGTTGTGGAGGGGTGTCAAGCAAAGATGGAGTATTACCGTATGCAAAACGATCAGACGTCGGCAATGCGGTATTTTGAGGCGGAAGCTGAATACAACAAAGCCCTTGTGAAGGAGCATGCTTACTGGAGACAACGTGCAAAGATGCACTGGCTGAGAGAGGGTGACCTTAACACTAAATTTTTCCATTTGTCAGCCACTGCCAGACGCAAGTTCAAGAGAATTGAGGCTTTAACGAACGACAATGGTGAGGAAGTTAAAGACCAAGAAACTATTTGTGGGATAGCAAAAGATTATTTCACAAAGCTGTTTGAGGAATCGGTTAGCTCATACGAACCGGTACTTAAATTCATACAACCTACAATTTCTAATGATGACAACAACATGTTGTTAGCTCCGATTAGAAGAGAGGAACTATTTGAAGCTGTCAACAACATGCATCCGGACAAATCTCCAGGTCCTGATGGTTTAAACCCGACTTTCTATCAAAACTTTTGGCATGTGTGTGGTGAGGATATCTTCGCTGCTGTTAGAGTATGGTTTGAAAGAGGCTCTCTTCCTGCTACAAACAATGATACTAACATTTGCCTCATACCGAAGTGCTCTAATCCCTCCAGCATGAAGGATCTACGACCTATTGCACTTTGCAATgtgatttacaaaattatttcaaaGCTCCTTGCGAATAGAATGAAGAAGTGTTTAGCTAAAACTGTGTCGGAAGAGCAATCAGCCTTTGTGGAAGGAAGATCCATTCTTGATAATGCCATGATAGCTATCGAGATTATACATTCCCTTAAGAGGAAGACCAAAGGTAATAAGGCTCATTTGGCTCTTAAGATTGATATGAGTAATGCTTACGATAGAGTTGATTGGGGTTTTTTGAGGTGCATGCTGAGTAGAATGGGTTTTGCAGACAAATGGATTCAATGGGTTATGATGTGTGTTACAACGGTTAACTATTCTATTTTAGTAAATACGGAAATTGTTGGACCAATTCAACCAGGAAGAGGACTGAGACAGGGGGACCCACTGTCCCCGTATCTGTTTATTCTTATCTCAGAAGGACTTTCTGCTCTCATAAAAGGAGCAGTGGCTAAAGGCGATATTCATGGAGTACAAATATGCAgaggggcacctagtgtgtcccaTTTGCTTTTTGCTGACGACTGTTTTTTGTTTTGCAGGGCTAGTATATCGGAGGTGACGAATATTATGGAGATTCTAAAAACATATGAAGCAGCGTCAGGCCAGGAGGTTAATTTAAATAAATCGGAAGTTTTCTTTAGTAGGAACTTAAGCATCCCAGCTCAGGAGGATATAGCCCGTATCATGGGAGTGCGTCATGTCCTTGGTACTGGTACCTACTTAGGCCTGCCGTCTATGATAGGGAGGAGTAAGAAGGCTACGTTTGAGTTTATTAAAGATAGAATTTGGAAGAGAATAAATTCGTGGAAAGGGAGGTCCTTATCTAAAGCCGGGAAAGAAGTCATGATTAAATCGGTTCTGCAATCGATTCCATCTTATATCATGAGTATTTTTATTATTCCTGATGGAGTGATTAATGACATCGAGAGAATGTTGAATACTTTCTGGTGGGGGGGAGGAAGCAACAATAAGGGTATCAG GTGGGGGATTGGAGATGGAAGTACTATACCGGTGATGGGTGAACCGTGGTTACGAGGTAAAGTGGAGGGATATGTTAAGGGCCCCCAACAACAAGGTGTGTATGATCTTAAGATTAATCAATTGATGGTTCCTAACTTGAAACAATGGGATGGTCATTTGATTCGTAGTTTGTTTGATAACACAGTCTCTGAGGATATTTTACAAGTTTCGTTAAGAGAGGAAGTGATGGAGGACCGATGGATTTGGAAGGAGGACCAAAAGGGTGTTTATAGTGTTCGGTCAG GTTTGCATGATATTATTATATCCCGACTTCACTCTTTTCATGATGTTAAATCTATTATTCTGGATATTTGTACCAATGAGGATAGCCGGACTGCAGGACGTTTTGCTGTTATGATAGATGTGTTGTGGAACAATAGAAATAATGCTATCTGGAATCATGAACGTGAAGAGGTAGATACGCTTGGTTTACAAGCGCTTTATAGATGGCAAGATTGGGTTAATGCGCAAGACTGGAAGCAAAATGGGGAAATGGATCAAGCCCGATCAGTTTGGACTCCGCCAGATACAGGTTGGGTGAAATGTAATGTAGATGCGGGATTTAGTAATAACCGTGGTACTACTAACAGGGGCTGGTGTGTGAGAAATAATCAAGGTAATTTTATCTTAGCAGGTTCGGCGTGGGACTCGAATATTCTTTCTGTTGATGAGGCAGAAGCTGTGGCCATTAAGGAAGCAATCCAGGAAGCTATTGTACATCATTTGGATAAAGTCATCTTTGAAAGTGACTCCCTTCGGGTTATTCAGGCTATTCATTCTACCCATAGCGGAAACTCTGAATTTAGTTTGATTATTTTATCTATACAGAGGTTGCTACAATGTAACTCaaactttgaggttaagtttattaagcgccaagcgaatatggttgcccaCATGCTAgcaaaggcggccaattcttggtctaggcgtatAAGTTTTAATGTACCTCCACCTTGTATTGAGCATATTTTAATTAATGAAATGAGTTAA